Proteins encoded within one genomic window of Triticum aestivum cultivar Chinese Spring chromosome 2D, IWGSC CS RefSeq v2.1, whole genome shotgun sequence:
- the LOC123051089 gene encoding uncharacterized protein isoform X4, whose translation MKNAHGENWEEEHPDLDGQIIYEAAGRMPHGRLGIANELFSKAEKAKFKSKRVMASQPVWSAREDRLERENKHLKRENKRLRGIELVVQSLAEKGGVDFDGIMQSAAADLVSLTHLDGRLAIMELLSDVSSVYDTQSTSDSEGGIRRGRGDVHQSEPEKGMGSRTGGSTSHGHDDEDDYYGSEGDDDYGEGGLYGDEQYDYYGGEGYNNDYEDEEYNEYGNDNDDWP comes from the exons ATGAAAAATGCTCATGGAGAAAATTGGGAAGAGGAGCACCCAGATTTAGATGGACAAATCATCTATGAAGCAGCAGGTAGAATGCCACATGGCAGGCTGGGAATTGCTAATGAGTTATTTAGCAAAGCAGAGAAGGCGAAGTTTAAGTCTAAAAGGGTGATGGCCTCACAACCGGTGTGGTCTGCTAGGGAGGACCGTCTAGAAAGAGAGAACAAACATTTGAAGCGGGAGAACAAGCGTCTTCGAGGCATTGAGCTTGTTGTGCAG TCATTGGCTGAGAAAGGGGGAGTGGACTTTGATGGCATAATGCAATCAGCTGCGGCTGACTTGGTAAGTTTAACCCATCTCGATGGTAGGCTTGCAATAATGGAACTATTAAGTGATGTGTCTTCTGTGTATGATACACAGTCTACATCAGATTCGGAAGGCGGAATTCGTAGGGGACGAGGTGATGTGCATCAAAGCGAACCTGAAAAG GGAATGGGAAGCAGGACTGGAGGCAGTACCAGTcatggacatgatgatgaggatgactacTATGGCAGCGAGGGAGATGATGACTATGGCGAGGGTGGTCTATATGGTGATGAGCAATATGATTACTATGGTGGTGAGGGATATAATAATGACTATGAAGATGAGGAATATAATGAGTATGGCAATGATAATGATGATTGGCCATAA